In Planctomycetota bacterium, the genomic window ACTGTTTCATCACTTCACGAGATCCGAAAGAAATGGCGGAGCGAATTATACAGATTTTTGATTCGGGCGAACGCAGCGACGGTCGAGAACATATCGGTCATTTAGATATAAATAATATCGCCCAGCAAATTATAGAAGCATATAAAAAAGCATGCAAAAAGTCTTAATGGTTGTTCACTCGTATTACCCTTCGGACCCGCGCGTAAAACGCGAAGCGGTTGCGCTGCATGATAAAGGGTTTGAGGTTGATGTCGTTTGTTTGCGGGAGAATAACGAGCGGCGGTATGAAACCGTAAACGGAATAGGCGTTCACCGCCTGCCTGTTAAAAGGCATAGGGGAAGCGGTTTTTTTATCTATTTGACCGAGTATTTGACTTTTTTCTTCTTAGCCTTATTAAAAACCTCTTCACTATTTATCGAAAAGCGCTACAAAATAATCCAAATACATACCTTGCCGGATTTTCTGGTATTTTGTTCTTTGGTTCCAAAATTATTCGGAGCCAGAGTTATACTGGATATGCATGAGGTCATGCCGGAATTCTTTTCCTACCGTTATGGCATTCCGAAAGAACACCCGGCAAATCGTATTATTCAGCTATCCGAGAAGTTGTCAATCATGTTTGCCGACCATGTGATTACGGTAAGCGATACGCTCAAAGAAATACTGGTTTTGCGCGGCGTCCCCGCTCATAAAATAACGATAATAATGAATGTCGCGGATGAAAAACTATTTAAGCCGCGTGTAACGACACAGGTTAAGCAAAAAGTTTTTACATTGGCTTATCACGGATTGTTATCGGGTATATATGACCTTAACGTTGTTTTTACCGCTTTAAAAATACTTAGGGGGAAGATTCCAAATCTAAGGTTTATAGTTATCGGTAAAGGCCCGCAAGGCCCGGAATATAAAAATGCCGTTTGTAAGTTAGGTCTGGAATCTGTCGTATCTTTTGAAGGGCATATGCCTCAGGAGAAAGTTATTCCATTGCTTAATAATGTTGATATCGGAATTGTCCCGTTGGATAAAAGCGAGTTTACTCAGATTGCTTTTCCGACAAAAGTGGTTGAATACATTGCCATGGGAATACCGGTGATAACCGCTAACCGAAAAACCGTTAAACAATATTTTAATGATAATACAATTGCCTTTTATGAGGCGGGCGACCCGCAATCTCTGGCGGATAGAATTATTGAATTATACCGGCATCCGGAAAGATTGAATAATCTGGTAAAAACCGCTTCGGATTGTTATAAAGAAATAAGCTGGGATAAAATGAAGAATCGGTATTATCAACTGATGGATAATATTGTGGGAGGAACGAGATAATGTATTTGGTTACGGGCGGCGCCGGTTTTATCGGTTCGCATATTGCGGAAGCTCTTGTTAAGCAGGGCAAGAAGGTGCGGATTCTGGATAATTTCTCTAAAGGCCGCATGGAAAACCTCAAAGGAATTCTCGATAAAATACAGTTGATAAAGGGTGATATCCGCAGTAAACCCGATGTAAGGCATGCGGTTAAGGGCGTTAAATATATCTTCCATGAAGCCGCATTATGCTCTGTTCCTAAATCACTGGATAATCCTGGAGAGTTTAATGAAGTAAATGTTACCGGCACTTTAAATCTTCTTATGGCGGCACGTGAATACGATATTAAGCGGTTTGTCTTTGCTTCTTCAAGCTCAGTCTACGGCAATGATAAAACCTTTCCGAAAAAAGAATTCTTTTTCCCTCAGCCCATTTCCCCATATGCTGCCAATAAACTGACCGGAGAATATTATTGCCGTGTTTTCTGGGAATCTTACAGGTTGCCTACGGTTGTATTGCGTTATTTCAACGTTTTCGGCCCCAGGCAGAGGTTGGATGACCAGTATGCTGTGGTTATCCCAAAGTTCATTTCGTCATTGTTAAATAATCAAAAGCCTCCTGTTCATGGTGATGGCAGGCAATCCCGTGATTTTACTTATGTTGTTAATGTGGTTCGAGCCAATCTTATTGCTATAAAAGCCAGGCCGCATTCCTTTGGTAAGGTTTTTAATGTCGCTTGTAATAATGCGTACACCATATTAGATTTAATAAAGATTCTTAATAAGCTTATGGGAAAAAATATAAAACCGGCTTTTTTGCCTTCCCGTAAAGGGGATATTAAACACAGCTGGGCTGATATTTCGCTTGCCAATAAACATTTGGGTTATAAACCGCTGGTCGGATTTGAAGAAGGGTTAAAACAAACCATAGAATATTTCAAGTAACTACAACAGGAGATATATAATGATAACCATTGATGACTTCAGGAAAATAGAATTGAAAACCGGTAAAATAATATCCGTGGAAAACCACTCCAACGCCGATAAATTATATGTGCTGAAGGTTGATATCGGCGGGGAAATCAGGCAGATTGTCGCTGGATTAAAACCGTATTTAAAACCCGAGGAATTGCTTAATAAGAATGTCGCGGTTGTAGTGAACCTTCAGCCGGCAATACTGCGCGGAGTAGAAAGCCAGGGGATGGTGCTGGCGGCTTCGGCAGAAGGATTGGTTACAATTTTAACCCCTGATAAAGAAGTGCCTCCCGGCTCCCGGGTATCTTAATAAGGTTTCTTGGTTAAGCCGGTAACGCATCTCAGGTCTTTTATATTCCGCCGTGCTTTTGCCGGATTACCGTAAGCAACCGCCCGCGCCGGAATATCCTTTGTCACGACCGAGCCCGCCCCGATTAAAGCGTATTCGCCTATTTTCACGAATGGCAGTATGGTCGAACCCGCCCCGATTTGCGCGCCTTTTCCGATGGTCGGCCCTTTCATGCATTCCCTGGAAAACTTGCATCCCGGATGCATATCATTGGCGATGGTCACTCCGGGCGCCATAAACGCGCCGTCCCCGATACTGGTAAACTGCGCCACGTAACAATTGGAATGGATTTTGACGTCATTCCCGATTTTGCAACCGTAATCAATCACCGAATTATTCCATATCTTAAAATCGTTCCCGATAGAGTTTTCTTCCCTGATGATGACGTTATGTCCGGTCTCCAGGTTATCGCCTATTTTCGAGCCCAGATATACGATGCTCCCGCGCCTGACCTTGGCGTTTTTCCCGATAACCAGCGAACTATCCGCAATCTTCCTTTGCGGTTGGTAGCCGACTTCGGTATTCTTTTCGAATTTATATCCTCTACCTAACAAAATCTTTTTTCTTATCATTTGAGAATCCAATCAAAAGATTGTCCCCTTCTTTTTTATAATCCAAATCCGAATAAATATAAGTCCCGTTTTCCGGTTTAACCAGAGCTCTTTTAAGGTTGTCGGCAGAGGTTATGATGACCTTTCCGTCCACCTGTTCGAGGTACATTATCGCTGCTTTCACTTTCGGTCCCATGCTTCCGCTCCCGAAATGCCCTTCCTTTAAATATGCCTTTGCTTCGGTTAAAGACATCTTGTCAATCGCTTTCTGGTTTGGTTTTCCGTAATTTAGATATACTTTCGGAATCGTGGTTAATATTAAAAGCGTTTGCGCCTTCATCTCGCTTGCCAGTATTGCCGAGGCAACATCTTTGTCAATTACCGCTTCGATGCCTTCATAATCATTATCCGCTTTTTTCCAGATGGGGATTCCGCCGCCGCCTAAGGCAATGACCACGTGCCCGTCCACGGCGAGGTCGTGTATCATCGGGCGCTGGATTATCTTTACCGGCATCGGGGATGCCACCACACGGCGGTATCCGCGGCCGCTGTCTTCTTTCATCTGCCACTTGCGCTCTTTTTCCAGGATGCCCGCTTTTTCCTTGTCAAAGAAGGGGCCGATTGGCTTGGTTGGATTCTTAAATGCCGGGTCGTCTTTATTGACCACCACCTGCGTAATCATCGTGACGACATAGCGTTTTATTTTATGCCGCCTCAGTTCATTAAGTATTGCCTGCTGCAAAATATAGCCGATGCTCCCTTCGGACTTGGCGACGCAGACATCTATGGGCATTGACGGAACCTGCTCACTGGCGGATTCATTTTGTATTAGGATATTGCCAACCTGCGGGCCGTTGCCGTGCGTGATAACCAGGTCGTAATCTGCCTTAAGTAAAGGAAATAGCTCCTTGGCAGTGCGCGCGGCGTTGGCTTCCTGCTCGCTGATAGTCCCTTTTTCCTTCTCGGTCAGGAGCGCATTCCCGCCCAATGCTAATACCAATAGCGGTCTTGTTTTGTTCATAGTTTTTATTAAGGATACCGGGTAAATGTTAAAACTGAATTATAGTAACTTTTGCCTTTGGGTCAATCAAAATAAGATTTAATCAATTCTGCCACTAAGACACAAAGGCACAAATAGGAAAAACTAATAATTTAATTCTTAGTGTCTTGGTGCCTTCGTGGCTAATTTTTGGAATAATGCGAATTGAAGACCTGCTTGGTTAATAAACATCTCCAGCCCGCTTATGATGCGGCATACTTTTGCCCGCGCCTGGCGCAGCAATTTAGTTTCAGGCGGACGGTATATTGTATCCATAACCGCTAATCCTTTATGCAGGAGCTTTGCCGGGATTGGAGCGGCGTTTGGTTTCGGCATCATCCCGACAGGCGTGGCATTGATTAAAATATCAGTTTGCTTCATTGTTTCTTTTATCTTATGCCATTGAATAGCCTTGCATCCCAAGTCACGGGCCGCTTTTACGGCTTTGTCATAATGGCGATTGGCAATGGTAACCCTTGCTCCGTTATTTATAAGTTCATGGGCGATTGCCCGCCCCGCCCCGCCCGCTCCGAGGATTAAAATCTGCTTATCTTGCACTGAGCCTGTCGAAGCGCCTAAAGCCAGAATTGCGCCCCTGCCGTCCGTATTCGTACAGATAAAACCGCCTTTCTTGTCGCGGTAAATAGTGTTAACTACGGAATTCCTTATCACTTTCTCTTTGAATGGCATCGTCACGCTAAGCGCGCGGATATCCAGCGCACGCATCAGTTCAGGCAGAACCTTTATATTATGTATAAGGAACGGCAGATAAACCGCATTCATTTTGTATCTCTTGAATAATCCGTTGAATAATACCGGGCTTAGGGAATACTTTACGGGATTACCGATTAGGCCGAAAACACGTGTTTTATTGTTTATCTTATCTGCCTGGTAATTATATTTCATCTCGTGGTAATCCAGTTGCCCCTCTGCGGTCCCTTCGGCGTTGTTAAGCGAGGCGTAAGACATCCATCCCCCGAACCGGCGGTAGAGCACACGGCTTGATAATCCTGCCTCTCCCATACAAAAGGCTGTGGTTGGTATAGTATCTTTGGTGTGTTTCAGTAAATTGAATATTTTAAGGTTATCCAATATATCATTAGCATAAGTGACTATCTTAATAACATCCGACCTGGTTTCAGCCATTTGCTTATGGAGCCGTTTAAGGAAAGCCAACGAGGGCGTTTCCTTGAAATCATGGTAAGAAGCGATTATCTTAGGCAGTCCTCGCTTGATATGGGGCATGTCTTCAAACGCTACATCCACATAGTCAAAGCGTCCGGAATCAATGGCGGATTGGAGGAGGCGGATATTGTTCTTGGAGCGGCAAGTGAATATTAACCTGGTCCGGCCGGTTTTGGGAATGCGCTTTATATCGAAATCAGGAATCCCATCCGCGCGGAGCTCGATAAAATCCGGCTTTTCCTTGAGAGCCAGTTGGAGTTTCTCCATCAGGCCACTGAACGATGTCGCTTTAATCGATATACACAACATAATAAATCTTTTAAATCAGCCACAGAGGCTCAGAGAACACGGAGACCAAACATTTTATTTACAATTTCCTCTGTGCCCTCTGTGCCTCCGTGGCTAATTTGCCACCATAATTACCTTGCTAAAACCGAAATTTATGTTATAATAATACTCTTATAAGTTAAAGTAAATATAAAAGAAAGGATAGTTATGGCAGAAAAGAAAGAGGCTTGCGGATGCCAAGGAACCTGCGGCGGACTGATGACCAAGGTGGAAGCAGCGTTAAATAAAATCCGTCCGATGTTAGCTGCGGACGGCGGTAACGTGGACCTTGTTTCCGTGGATGCGGCGAGCGGCGTGGTAAAGGTAAAGCTGGTCGGCGCCTGCGGATGCTGCCCGATGAGCCAGATGACCCTGAAAAACGGGATTGAACAGGCATTGAAAAAAGCCATTCCGGAAA contains:
- the arcC gene encoding carbamate kinase, which encodes MNKTRPLLVLALGGNALLTEKEKGTISEQEANAARTAKELFPLLKADYDLVITHGNGPQVGNILIQNESASEQVPSMPIDVCVAKSEGSIGYILQQAILNELRRHKIKRYVVTMITQVVVNKDDPAFKNPTKPIGPFFDKEKAGILEKERKWQMKEDSGRGYRRVVASPMPVKIIQRPMIHDLAVDGHVVIALGGGGIPIWKKADNDYEGIEAVIDKDVASAILASEMKAQTLLILTTIPKVYLNYGKPNQKAIDKMSLTEAKAYLKEGHFGSGSMGPKVKAAIMYLEQVDGKVIITSADNLKRALVKPENGTYIYSDLDYKKEGDNLLIGFSNDKKKDFVR
- a CDS encoding glycosyltransferase family 4 protein; its protein translation is MQKVLMVVHSYYPSDPRVKREAVALHDKGFEVDVVCLRENNERRYETVNGIGVHRLPVKRHRGSGFFIYLTEYLTFFFLALLKTSSLFIEKRYKIIQIHTLPDFLVFCSLVPKLFGARVILDMHEVMPEFFSYRYGIPKEHPANRIIQLSEKLSIMFADHVITVSDTLKEILVLRGVPAHKITIIMNVADEKLFKPRVTTQVKQKVFTLAYHGLLSGIYDLNVVFTALKILRGKIPNLRFIVIGKGPQGPEYKNAVCKLGLESVVSFEGHMPQEKVIPLLNNVDIGIVPLDKSEFTQIAFPTKVVEYIAMGIPVITANRKTVKQYFNDNTIAFYEAGDPQSLADRIIELYRHPERLNNLVKTASDCYKEISWDKMKNRYYQLMDNIVGGTR
- a CDS encoding N-acetyltransferase, yielding MIRKKILLGRGYKFEKNTEVGYQPQRKIADSSLVIGKNAKVRRGSIVYLGSKIGDNLETGHNVIIREENSIGNDFKIWNNSVIDYGCKIGNDVKIHSNCYVAQFTSIGDGAFMAPGVTIANDMHPGCKFSRECMKGPTIGKGAQIGAGSTILPFVKIGEYALIGAGSVVTKDIPARAVAYGNPAKARRNIKDLRCVTGLTKKPY
- a CDS encoding type I 3-dehydroquinate dehydratase, which produces MLCISIKATSFSGLMEKLQLALKEKPDFIELRADGIPDFDIKRIPKTGRTRLIFTCRSKNNIRLLQSAIDSGRFDYVDVAFEDMPHIKRGLPKIIASYHDFKETPSLAFLKRLHKQMAETRSDVIKIVTYANDILDNLKIFNLLKHTKDTIPTTAFCMGEAGLSSRVLYRRFGGWMSYASLNNAEGTAEGQLDYHEMKYNYQADKINNKTRVFGLIGNPVKYSLSPVLFNGLFKRYKMNAVYLPFLIHNIKVLPELMRALDIRALSVTMPFKEKVIRNSVVNTIYRDKKGGFICTNTDGRGAILALGASTGSVQDKQILILGAGGAGRAIAHELINNGARVTIANRHYDKAVKAARDLGCKAIQWHKIKETMKQTDILINATPVGMMPKPNAAPIPAKLLHKGLAVMDTIYRPPETKLLRQARAKVCRIISGLEMFINQAGLQFALFQKLATKAPRH
- the metG gene encoding methionine--tRNA ligase subunit beta; amino-acid sequence: MITIDDFRKIELKTGKIISVENHSNADKLYVLKVDIGGEIRQIVAGLKPYLKPEELLNKNVAVVVNLQPAILRGVESQGMVLAASAEGLVTILTPDKEVPPGSRVS
- a CDS encoding NifU family protein, producing MMTKVEAALNKIRPMLAADGGNVDLVSVDAASGVVKVKLVGACGCCPMSQMTLKNGIEQALKKAIPEIKKVESV
- a CDS encoding SDR family oxidoreductase, with the protein product MYLVTGGAGFIGSHIAEALVKQGKKVRILDNFSKGRMENLKGILDKIQLIKGDIRSKPDVRHAVKGVKYIFHEAALCSVPKSLDNPGEFNEVNVTGTLNLLMAAREYDIKRFVFASSSSVYGNDKTFPKKEFFFPQPISPYAANKLTGEYYCRVFWESYRLPTVVLRYFNVFGPRQRLDDQYAVVIPKFISSLLNNQKPPVHGDGRQSRDFTYVVNVVRANLIAIKARPHSFGKVFNVACNNAYTILDLIKILNKLMGKNIKPAFLPSRKGDIKHSWADISLANKHLGYKPLVGFEEGLKQTIEYFK